DNA from Cutibacterium acnes:
TCGGTATCTATCCGCTGGATGTCCTGGGCGCAGAGTCACAGGCCATGATCGGCTACATGATCGAGCAGGAACTCGGCAATGTGATGCCTCAGGATCAGCAGATCGTCACCATGATCACGATGACAGTCGTCGACGCAGATGATCCTGCTTTCAAGCATCCCACGAAACCGATCGGCCCGGTCTACGACGAGGCAACTGCCAGGCGCCTGGCGGCTGAGAAGGGCTGGACGATAGCCCCGGACGGAGAGTACTACCGGCGTGTGGTCGCGTCCCCGCAGCCCAGGAACATCATCGAGCAGAAGGCGATCCGCCAGTTGGTGGATTCCGGCGTCATGGTGGTGTGTGCCGGAGGCGGCGGCGTCCCCTGCGTCTACGACGAGGACGGTATTCTGCACGGGGCTGAGGCAGTCATTGACAAGGATCTTGCGTCAGCCGAACTCGCCGTGCGTGTCGACGCGGACCTGCTGGTCATCGCTACCGATGTGGCCGGTGTGTTCCGCAACTGGGGAGAGCCTGATCAGGAGCGCATCGAGCAGATGCACGCATCGGATGCCCTCAACACGGAGTTTGCCGCTGGCTCGATGGGTCCGAAGGTTAAGGCCGCCTGCAACTTTGCGTTGGCTACCGGGAAACGTGCTGTGATCGGGTCGTTGGAAGACATCCAAGGTCTGGTCGCGGGCACGCACGGGACTGCCATCATCCCCTGACAGCGATGAACTGAAGCCCCGCCGGGATAGTAGCATGCCGTGTACAAAGTACACGACGACGCTAGAGAGTCCCGGCGGGGTTGCCATGGGTTAAGGCTCTAGGGTATTCGTGACGGGTGTGTGCGAAAGGGGCGATGTCGTTGTCGAACGATGATCACAGACCGGTTCTCATATCTAGGGCGGCAAGGCTGTCGCGCATTAGCGCTTTAATTCGATCTGAGCAGATATCTTCCCAAGCTGAATTGGCGCGTAGGCTAGCTGCCGAGGGAATAGTCGTGAGCCAGGGCACTCTTTCCCGAGACCTCAAGGATGTAGGGGCGGCGCGCGGTCGAGATCAGTTGGGGAATTTTCAATACAGCATTCCTGAGGGTGAGCATCCTTCCCAAATGACGACGGGGCTGCCTGCTCGGAACCATTTGGCTCGTATGTGTCACTCACTGTGCATCGCTGTCAATTACAATAACGGTGCGGTGGTAATTAAGACTCCTCCGGGCGCAGCACAATATTTGGGTTCAGCTATTGACACCTCGGGTGTCCATACAGTGCTTGGCACCATCGCGGGTGACGACACTGTCCTCGTTGTTTGTAAGGTCGGAGTTGAAGGAGAAGATCTTGCAAGGTTGTTCCGCGAAATGGCTGAGACAGGGTTGCCAGCCAAGGGACTGGTTGCAGTGAATTGATGGAGCGCCATGGCGAGATTGGCGCTTTGTCACGGGCGAGCGCTCACAAAGGCCAGTGCGCGGCACAGCGCTGAGGAGAGTTTTCACAATGACACAGTGATGTGTCGTCTGTTCCGTTGTCGGTCTGACCGGTATCGTGCCACGGGTGACTACACCCGACCACGAACCCGACCCCTGGGCAATGCAACTGGTGCTACTTCGTGATAAACATCACCCGGCACGTCAGGTAGACGCTTGCGAGGCGGCAGCGCGAGCCGTCGTCTTTCTTCTCGATGATCCTCGTACCCAACCGGGAGGCCCATGGCATGACGCCGTGCGGCAGTGGTCTGACAAGCGCATCCGCAAGATCGTCCGCCGCGCCTCTGGAAAGAGATGGGACGACGTCCAGGTTCTCGACGGCGTCACCATCAGCCAGGATCCACCCCCGTATGCCAGTCCCGAAACTGGTCCAGCCAGGGTACGGGCCTTCGTTCCAGCCCCGGTGCACCCGCAGCCCAAGCAGATCGACAAACTTCAGGTCGCCGGCACCAACTTGCCTGCCGACGGCGATTCCGCCACTACCGAACCCGTTGTCACGATAGAAATTAACCCTCGCATTGAGATGACTACCGGCAAGGCTTGCGCTCAGTGTGGCCATGCCGCCCAGCTCGCCCACGAGGCTATGAGCTTCGGTAACGACGATGACCGCCACACTCTGGAAACCTGGCGCCACGACGGATTTCGAGTTCGCGTTGTTACACCCACGGTTGAGCATTGGGACTCTGATGTTGCTCGGGTGAGAGTCGTTGATGCCGGTTTCACGGAGTTTGATGGCCCCACTGCGACTACCAGGGCGCGGTGGTGACCGGGGCCGCGTAGACTCGTGTCATGACTCAGCTCCTTCTCACCGTGGTCGGCGCCGACCGCTCCGGGCTCGTCTCCGACTTGTCTGAAATTGTTGCCCATTACGACGGAAATTGGCTTGATAGCCGTATGGCACGGCTCGCTGGTGCCTTCGCGGGGATTGTCCTCGTTGACATCAAAAGTTCTAAGGTCGAGCCTCTTAAGGCTGACCTAGCCGGTCTTGAGGTCAAGGGCTTGCGGGTCACTGTTACTGATACTATCCCGACTACCCCGCAGCAGGATGAGGGCGAGGCTGCCTTGGTGGTTCACCTCGTCGGCCACGACCATCCGGGCATCATCCATAAAGTAACGGCTACCATGGCTCGCCTCGGGGTCACCATCGACGATCTTTCGACTGGGTTGCGTGAGGCCCCGATGGGGGACGGCATCCTCTTTGAGGCGCAGGTGCAGTGCCGGATTACAAACGCGACGACCCTCGACGATCTACGCTCGGAACTAGAAGCCATTGCCACCGAGATCATGGTTGACATCGATCTGGTTGACCGGTCCTGATCCCGGGCATCGTCTAGGAGGTCTCATGACTCGTATCCCTGGCACAGATCTGGACATCAGACCATTGGTTTTGGGGGCCAATACCTTCGGCTGGACGGCTGATGAACACGACTCCCATGCCATCCTCGACGCTTTCCTTGGTGCCGGGGGATCGCTGGTCGACACCGCTGACGGCTATTCCCATTGGGCCGACGGCAATAACGGGGGCGAGTCCGAGCGAATCATTGGTTCTTGGTTGGAACAAGGCGGGCGACGTGACGACATCGTTATTGCCACGAAAGTTGCTACCCACCCAGAGTTCAAGGGCTTGGCGCCGGAGAACATCTCTGCCGCAGTTGACGCTTCCCTGGCCCGGCTCCATACCGACCACATTGATCTCTACTACGCCCACTTCGACGACGACACCCAGCAGATCGAGGACATGGCAGCGGCTTTTGACAAGCTTGTCAAGGCTGGCAAGGTGCGCTGGGTTGGCTTGTCGAATTTCTCGGTGGCCCGCGAGCAGAAGTGGCTTGAGGTGGCCGAGCATGAAGGACTAGCCAGCCCGGTGGCATTGCAGCCCCAGTACAACTTGTTGCATCGCGCAGACGTTGAGGATCCGCAGGGCTATGGTCAGCTCGCCAGTGAGTACAGTCTGGCCCTCTTCCCGTACTTTTCGCTGGCGTCGGGGTTCCTCACAGGCAAGTACGCCACGCGGAACGACCTGCACGGTGTCACCCGAGAATCCATGATGGCGGCGTACTTGCCAGACGCCGAGCACGAGAAGGCGGCCTTCGCTGTCCTCGATCAATTGCGTCAGATTGCTGGGGACCATCGCGTCGAGGTGACCTCGGTCTCATTGGCGTGGCTACTGGCTAAAGGGGTTACCGCACCTATTGCTTCGGCGCGCACTATCGACCAGCTTGATGCTTTGCTAGCCGCTCCCGACCTCGTCTTGTCCAGCGACGAAGTTTGCGCTCTGGACGAGGTGTCGGCTGTGTTCGCCCATGAGTGAATCATCTGCCGAATACTCGTGGTCGATGGTCTGGCCTGCATAGGGTACCGACATGGCTACTACCGCTTTGATGGGAAAACCCCTTAACACCGTCGGGGACCTTCCTCAGGTCGGTTCCTTGTTGCCGTCGTTCGCTCTCGTCAAGAGTGACTTGTCGGAGCTGAGAAGCGATGAGTTGAAGGGCAAGAAGCTCGTCCTCAACATTTTCCCGAGTGTGGACACCGGAGTGTGTGCAACGAGTGTGCGCACCTTCAACGAGAAAGCCGCTGGACTCGACGACACCATCGTCTTATGTGTTTCTCGTGACCTTCCATTCGCCCAGGCTCGCTTCTGCGGTGCGGAGGGCATCAAGAACGTCGTTGTCGCCTCGGCCTTCCGCTCCCATTTTGGTAAGGACCTTGGCGTTACCCTCGCCGATGGCCCGATGCAGCATCTGCTCGCGCGCGCCATCATCGTCGTGAACGCTGAGGGAAAGGTTACCTACACCCAGCTCGTCGATGAGATCACTACCGAGCCGGATTACGACGCTGCCCTCGAGGCTGCGTCCAAGGCCTGATTCACGTCGGTTTTGAGGGGCGTTTTGGCATAAAGTCGGGGCGCCCCTGATTTTGTGCCGCGTATCGACATACGGAGTATTGAGTAAGGAGGTGGGGGAGGGCGGTACAGTGGCCGACGCTTCGTTCAGCAGGGCGGGGCGCTCCTATCTGAGGACCACCATGGACGGCGAATTGAAGCGCGGGCTCTCCTCGCGGCACATGAACATGATCGCAATCGGCGGGGCCATTGGTACTGGCCTGTTCGTGGCATCTGGTGCCACCATCTCCCAAGCTGGGCCGGGTGGAGCTCTGGTTGCCTACTTCGCTATGGGGCTTATGGTCTTCTTGCTTATGCAGTCTCTCGGCGAGATGAGCTCCTATCTCCCGGTGCCAGGCGCATTCGAAACCTATGCCACCAGATTCGTCTCGCCTTCCTTTGGCTTCGCATTGGGGTGGAATTACTGGTTCAACTGGGCCATCACGGTCGCTGCTGAATTAGCTGCTGCCTCCATCGTTATGGCCTACTGGTGGCCCGGTGTACCGGCCTGGATGTGGTCGGTCGGATTCCTGGCGTTGCTCTTCCTCCTGAACGTCTTGTCTGCCCGCGCGTATGGTGAGAGCGAGTTCTGGTTCGCCATCATCAAGGTGACGGCAGTTATCGTCTTCCTGGTGCTTGGGATCCTCATGATCGCCGGCGTGATGGGGACATCTCCTGGTCTATCTCATTGGCGTCGCGGTGACGCGCCCTTCGTTCACGGGTTCGGTGGCATCCTGACTGTCTTTCTTATTGCTGGATTCTCCTTCCAGGGCACCGAGCTCATCGGCATTGCTGCAGGAGAATCGAAAGACCCCCGAATGACGATCCCCAAGGCCACTCGTCAGATTTTCTGGCGGATCATGATCTTCTACATCGGTGCCATCGCCGTTATCGGTTTGTTGCTGCCTTATACTGACCCGCACCTGCTTGCGGGCGAGGTCACCGATGTTGCTGTCAGCCCGTTTACGTTGGTCCTAAAGCGGGCCGGTGTTGCTGCTGCGGCGGCTGTCATGAATGCGGTCATCCTTACCTCGGTGCTTTCGGCTGGTAACTCTGGTCTTTATGCGTCCACCCGAATGCTTTACGCCCTAGCGCGTGAGGGCAAAGCTCCTCGCATCCTTGGCCGTACTAGTCGACGAGGTGTCCCGGTGCCGGCTCTTATCGTCACTACTCTTGTCGGCGCGGCCTGTTTTGCTACATCTCTGGTGGGGTCAGGCCAGGCATACACCTGGTTGGTCAATATCTCTGGTCTGTGTGGATTCATCGCATGGATCGGTATTGCGATATGCCATATCCAGTTCCGGCGCGCCTTTCAGGCTCAGGGGCACGACCTGTCCGAGTTGCCGTATCGGGCGCGCTGGTATCCTGCCGGTCCTATCGTCGCCGGGGTGTTGTGCGTCATCGTTACTCTCGGCCAGGGACGTGACGCAGTTCTCAGCGGTGATGTCACCGACATGATCGTCGCTTACATCAGCATTCCGGTATTCCTGGCGTTGTGGGTCGGTCACAAGATTGTCACCAAGGCGCCTCATGCCGACCTTTCAACGGCCGATCTTCATCA
Protein-coding regions in this window:
- the arcC gene encoding carbamate kinase; amino-acid sequence: MRILVALGGNALLRRGETMTAENQRANVRIAANHIKEVAVDHEVVVAHGNGPQVGLLALQSTAYEEVGIYPLDVLGAESQAMIGYMIEQELGNVMPQDQQIVTMITMTVVDADDPAFKHPTKPIGPVYDEATARRLAAEKGWTIAPDGEYYRRVVASPQPRNIIEQKAIRQLVDSGVMVVCAGGGGVPCVYDEDGILHGAEAVIDKDLASAELAVRVDADLLVIATDVAGVFRNWGEPDQERIEQMHASDALNTEFAAGSMGPKVKAACNFALATGKRAVIGSLEDIQGLVAGTHGTAIIP
- a CDS encoding arginine repressor, encoding MSLSNDDHRPVLISRAARLSRISALIRSEQISSQAELARRLAAEGIVVSQGTLSRDLKDVGAARGRDQLGNFQYSIPEGEHPSQMTTGLPARNHLARMCHSLCIAVNYNNGAVVIKTPPGAAQYLGSAIDTSGVHTVLGTIAGDDTVLVVCKVGVEGEDLARLFREMAETGLPAKGLVAVN
- a CDS encoding peptidyl-tRNA hydrolase, with the translated sequence MQLVLLRDKHHPARQVDACEAAARAVVFLLDDPRTQPGGPWHDAVRQWSDKRIRKIVRRASGKRWDDVQVLDGVTISQDPPPYASPETGPARVRAFVPAPVHPQPKQIDKLQVAGTNLPADGDSATTEPVVTIEINPRIEMTTGKACAQCGHAAQLAHEAMSFGNDDDRHTLETWRHDGFRVRVVTPTVEHWDSDVARVRVVDAGFTEFDGPTATTRARW
- a CDS encoding glycine cleavage system protein R → MTQLLLTVVGADRSGLVSDLSEIVAHYDGNWLDSRMARLAGAFAGIVLVDIKSSKVEPLKADLAGLEVKGLRVTVTDTIPTTPQQDEGEAALVVHLVGHDHPGIIHKVTATMARLGVTIDDLSTGLREAPMGDGILFEAQVQCRITNATTLDDLRSELEAIATEIMVDIDLVDRS
- a CDS encoding aldo/keto reductase, whose translation is MTRIPGTDLDIRPLVLGANTFGWTADEHDSHAILDAFLGAGGSLVDTADGYSHWADGNNGGESERIIGSWLEQGGRRDDIVIATKVATHPEFKGLAPENISAAVDASLARLHTDHIDLYYAHFDDDTQQIEDMAAAFDKLVKAGKVRWVGLSNFSVAREQKWLEVAEHEGLASPVALQPQYNLLHRADVEDPQGYGQLASEYSLALFPYFSLASGFLTGKYATRNDLHGVTRESMMAAYLPDAEHEKAAFAVLDQLRQIAGDHRVEVTSVSLAWLLAKGVTAPIASARTIDQLDALLAAPDLVLSSDEVCALDEVSAVFAHE
- the tpx gene encoding thiol peroxidase, with amino-acid sequence MATTALMGKPLNTVGDLPQVGSLLPSFALVKSDLSELRSDELKGKKLVLNIFPSVDTGVCATSVRTFNEKAAGLDDTIVLCVSRDLPFAQARFCGAEGIKNVVVASAFRSHFGKDLGVTLADGPMQHLLARAIIVVNAEGKVTYTQLVDEITTEPDYDAALEAASKA
- a CDS encoding amino acid permease, giving the protein MSKEVGEGGTVADASFSRAGRSYLRTTMDGELKRGLSSRHMNMIAIGGAIGTGLFVASGATISQAGPGGALVAYFAMGLMVFLLMQSLGEMSSYLPVPGAFETYATRFVSPSFGFALGWNYWFNWAITVAAELAAASIVMAYWWPGVPAWMWSVGFLALLFLLNVLSARAYGESEFWFAIIKVTAVIVFLVLGILMIAGVMGTSPGLSHWRRGDAPFVHGFGGILTVFLIAGFSFQGTELIGIAAGESKDPRMTIPKATRQIFWRIMIFYIGAIAVIGLLLPYTDPHLLAGEVTDVAVSPFTLVLKRAGVAAAAAVMNAVILTSVLSAGNSGLYASTRMLYALAREGKAPRILGRTSRRGVPVPALIVTTLVGAACFATSLVGSGQAYTWLVNISGLCGFIAWIGIAICHIQFRRAFQAQGHDLSELPYRARWYPAGPIVAGVLCVIVTLGQGRDAVLSGDVTDMIVAYISIPVFLALWVGHKIVTKAPHADLSTADLHHD